Part of the Prevotella nigrescens genome, GGTGGAGAATGCCTTGAGGACATCAATGCGCTTATAGGGCAGTTCAAGCAGAGGCCTGACACGCTATTACCCGGTGCCGACACCGTGGGACGTGGACTGAAGGAGCTTGCCGAAGAGAACATTATCTACAAGAGCGAGACATCAGGCAAGTCTTATAGTTTCAATACTGCAGAGAAGCTGAACACCTTACTTTTACGGATGATACGTAGAATGGGGCTTATAAAGGCGGGCAGTCATGTTGACTTGGACTTTGACCACCAGTTTATTCCATCCCGCAAGTTCGATGCAAAGTATTCCTACAAGCAGGATCATGGTTATTTCCCAGGCTGGGCTTCCATCGGGGGCATCATAGTCGGAGGTGAGAACCGTGACGGGAACACCAATGTGAAATTCCATCAGGAGGACACGCTCCGTCGCATTATGGACCGTGTGACCTCCGAACTTGGTGTTGTGATAGAGCATTTCCGTGCCGACTGCGGGTCGTTCTCGAAGGAAATCATCCAGACCGTAGAGCCGCGCTGCAACACGTTCTATATACGTGCTGCCAACTGCGGCAGCCGGTGTGAGGACTTCCGCCAGCTGGAAGAATGGAAGAGCGTTGAGGTTGGTTATGAGAGGTGCGATGTCACCTCCGTCAGCATGGACGACCTCATCGAAGGAAAGTCATACAGGCTTGTCGTACAGCGTACTCCCTTGAAAGACAAGCACGGCAGGGAACAGACGGATATGTTCGGAGTGATATACACATACCGCTGTATCCTTACCAACAACCGGACATCTACCGAGAAGGACATCATTACATTCTACAATGAACGTGGAGCGAGCGAAAAGAACTTCGACATACAGAACAATGACTTCGGCTGGGCACATCTGCCATTTTCCTTTATGGCTGAGAACATGGTTTTCATGATGGTTACCGCCATGCTGAAAAACTTCTATCTCTATCTCGTCCGTCATATCAGCGAGAAGGTCAAGCCATTGAAAAAGACAAGCAGGCTGAAAGCCTTTATCCTGCATTTTGTCAGTGTACCAGCAAAATGGGTACGAACAGGAAGGCGGAACGTTCTGAACCTATATACAAATAAAGCATACTACTCTGAGGTATTCCTTGAATAAACAGCATGTCTTTGTGGTTCTCACATTCCCCATTGGTTTGGGTGGGGGATTTCATGTCTATGCAAGAACCAAAAATCCCAGAAAATCCCCATATCAATGGATAGAGCCCAAAAATGTCACTTCAATATATAAAAGTACCTCACAAGGAATAATGCTGCGGAATTAAGGAATAACTAAAATTATGAACAAAAATGTTTCAATTGCTATTACAACTGCACTTGTTATGAATTGTGGAATTGTAAATGCCCAAGAAGCGACTAACATCGGAAAGCATAACATAACACTTAGTAAAAATGTTATGACTCCCGAAACATTGTGGGCGATGGGAAGAATTGGAAATGCACAAGCTTCCCCTGATGGCAATAAAATTGTTTACCAAGTAGGTTACTATAGTGTGAAGGAAAATAGAGGACACCAAGTAATCTGTGTAATGGATTCCGATGGAAAGAATGTACGTCAGCTTACAACATCTGCAAAAAGCGAAG contains:
- a CDS encoding IS1380 family transposase, translated to MTKVAIKNENITSFGGIYHIMDVFSKLGFEKLTESVLGRRGSSGKAFSHGSIFGSLFFSYLCGGECLEDINALIGQFKQRPDTLLPGADTVGRGLKELAEENIIYKSETSGKSYSFNTAEKLNTLLLRMIRRMGLIKAGSHVDLDFDHQFIPSRKFDAKYSYKQDHGYFPGWASIGGIIVGGENRDGNTNVKFHQEDTLRRIMDRVTSELGVVIEHFRADCGSFSKEIIQTVEPRCNTFYIRAANCGSRCEDFRQLEEWKSVEVGYERCDVTSVSMDDLIEGKSYRLVVQRTPLKDKHGREQTDMFGVIYTYRCILTNNRTSTEKDIITFYNERGASEKNFDIQNNDFGWAHLPFSFMAENMVFMMVTAMLKNFYLYLVRHISEKVKPLKKTSRLKAFILHFVSVPAKWVRTGRRNVLNLYTNKAYYSEVFLE